From a region of the Neobacillus niacini genome:
- a CDS encoding peptidoglycan D,D-transpeptidase FtsI family protein — MEKKKKKKSHFPIRLNLLFFSVFLLFSILILRLGFVQIVYGENFKRELERKEDITINNPVPRGKMFDSNYRVIVDNIPKRAITYTNMGASQKEMLDTAEKLAKLIVKNYDKMTQREKKDLWILKYPKKADAKVTKKELDLVKAKKLKDNDIYKLKIERITEEEISQLTPEDLEVWSIYLEFSSGYKFTPQIVKNEDVTPEEFAIVSENLQSLPGVDTTTDWDRSYTFDQTLKSILGNVTKTEEGLPADRLDYFLSLGYNRNDRVGKSQLELQYEDVLHGHKSKVKTVTDKQGNVIETEVVTDGKRGKDLVLTVDMELQKAVEKIIEEELWGLKKTPNTSLLDRAYVVLMDPNNGAVLTMAGKRIVKNPETGQLEMQDDALGTITTTYNVGSAVKGATVLTGFKTGVIKPGTRINDTGIKIKDTPLKKSYSYLGTLNEVEALKLSSNVYMFHTAIRIGKGNYQYDQPLSLAPNTVDIIRNSFASFGLGSRTGIDLPNESSGLKGSSRLPGHIMDLVIGQYDTYSPMQLAQYISTIANGGKRMKPHIVKEIREPIDNNTDEIGPVFQEVKPTVLNTIDAEPAWMDRVQLGFQKVFQEPGGTAYKRFAGVPYSPAGKTGTAEAFYDGPERAKFGKEPPPVMNLSLVTYAPSTNPEVAMAVIVPWAYQGTTDNGANFLIGRRVMDTYFAMKKN; from the coding sequence TTGGAGAAAAAGAAAAAGAAGAAATCTCATTTTCCAATCCGTCTTAATCTGTTATTTTTTAGTGTATTTTTGTTATTTTCCATCCTAATTTTGCGCCTGGGATTTGTTCAAATCGTATACGGAGAAAATTTCAAACGTGAATTGGAGCGAAAAGAAGATATTACGATAAACAACCCTGTACCAAGGGGAAAAATGTTTGACAGTAATTACCGAGTCATCGTTGACAATATTCCAAAACGCGCCATTACATATACAAATATGGGAGCCAGCCAGAAAGAGATGCTGGATACCGCTGAAAAATTAGCGAAATTAATTGTTAAAAATTATGATAAGATGACGCAACGAGAAAAAAAGGATCTTTGGATCCTCAAATATCCCAAAAAAGCGGATGCAAAAGTCACAAAAAAAGAATTAGATTTAGTGAAAGCAAAAAAATTAAAGGATAATGATATATATAAATTAAAGATTGAACGGATCACTGAGGAAGAAATAAGTCAGTTAACACCAGAAGATTTAGAAGTTTGGTCTATTTACCTTGAATTTTCGAGCGGTTATAAATTCACCCCACAAATTGTCAAAAATGAAGATGTCACACCTGAGGAATTTGCAATTGTAAGTGAGAATCTACAATCTCTCCCTGGCGTTGACACTACTACAGACTGGGATAGATCTTACACATTTGACCAAACTTTAAAATCAATCCTGGGAAACGTTACGAAAACAGAGGAGGGTCTGCCTGCAGACCGACTGGATTATTTTTTATCCTTAGGGTACAACCGGAATGACAGAGTTGGAAAAAGCCAGCTCGAACTGCAATACGAAGATGTACTCCATGGTCACAAATCAAAGGTTAAAACAGTTACAGATAAGCAAGGTAATGTTATTGAAACCGAAGTAGTTACAGATGGAAAAAGAGGCAAGGACCTGGTCCTCACTGTTGATATGGAATTACAAAAAGCAGTAGAGAAAATCATTGAGGAAGAGCTTTGGGGATTGAAAAAAACACCTAATACCTCCCTGTTGGATCGCGCCTATGTCGTGTTAATGGATCCAAATAATGGAGCGGTTTTAACTATGGCAGGAAAAAGAATCGTTAAAAATCCAGAAACTGGCCAATTAGAAATGCAGGATGACGCATTGGGTACGATTACGACTACCTATAATGTAGGTTCAGCTGTGAAAGGTGCTACGGTTCTAACAGGTTTTAAGACAGGTGTAATTAAACCAGGAACCCGTATAAATGATACAGGTATTAAAATCAAGGACACTCCATTGAAAAAGTCCTATTCCTACCTTGGGACGCTGAATGAAGTCGAAGCGTTAAAATTATCGTCAAACGTTTATATGTTCCATACTGCCATTCGAATTGGTAAAGGGAATTACCAATATGATCAGCCTTTAAGTCTTGCACCAAATACAGTCGACATCATACGAAATTCCTTTGCAAGCTTTGGCCTTGGTTCAAGAACGGGAATTGACTTGCCAAATGAATCCAGTGGTCTCAAGGGGTCTAGCCGCCTCCCAGGTCATATCATGGACTTAGTTATTGGACAATATGACACGTATTCGCCTATGCAATTAGCACAATACATTTCAACCATTGCAAATGGTGGAAAAAGGATGAAACCTCACATTGTAAAGGAAATACGTGAGCCGATTGATAATAATACAGACGAAATCGGTCCTGTTTTCCAAGAAGTTAAACCGACTGTCCTCAATACGATTGATGCCGAACCTGCATGGATGGACCGAGTCCAATTAGGCTTCCAAAAAGTATTTCAGGAGCCAGGTGGAACAGCATATAAACGTTTTGCCGGCGTCCCTTATTCTCCTGCAGGGAAAACTGGGACCGCTGAGGCATTTTATGATGGACCCGAACGCGCTAAATTCGGGAAAGAACCGCCTCCTGTAATGAATTTAAGCTTAGTCACTTATGCACCAAGTACCAACCCTGAAGTGGCAATGGCCGTGATTGTCCCTTGGGCCTACCAAGGAACAACCGATAACGGAGCAAACTTTCTTATCGGCCGGAGAGTGATGGATACCTACTTTGCTATGAAAAAAAATTAA
- the trhA gene encoding PAQR family membrane homeostasis protein TrhA, whose protein sequence is MANTHIFSRNEEVANSITHGIGAILSIAALVVLIVFSSLYGSAWHIVSFTIYGASMFILYMSSTLVHSFPEGKAKDIFEIFDHSSIYFFIAGTYTPFLLVVIRGPLGWSLFGIVWGLAIAGTIFKCFFAKKYLFTSTILYVVMGWMMVFAWNPLAAKLPSEGMTYLMIGGLLYTFGAIFYVWRGFRYHHAIWHLFVIAGTVLHFFCVLFYVLPLK, encoded by the coding sequence ATGGCAAACACACACATTTTTTCACGGAATGAGGAGGTTGCTAATTCGATTACGCACGGTATTGGTGCAATACTTAGTATTGCAGCTTTGGTCGTCCTAATTGTTTTTTCCTCCCTGTATGGAAGTGCCTGGCACATTGTAAGCTTTACAATCTATGGAGCATCCATGTTCATTTTATATATGTCTTCAACATTGGTACATAGCTTCCCTGAAGGTAAAGCCAAAGACATATTTGAAATCTTTGACCATTCCTCTATCTACTTTTTCATTGCAGGAACCTATACACCATTCTTGCTGGTTGTGATTAGAGGTCCTTTAGGCTGGTCGTTGTTCGGGATAGTTTGGGGACTCGCCATTGCTGGTACCATTTTTAAATGTTTTTTTGCAAAAAAATATTTATTTACCTCGACAATTCTCTACGTGGTAATGGGCTGGATGATGGTTTTCGCGTGGAATCCATTAGCAGCTAAGCTGCCTTCTGAAGGGATGACATATTTAATGATTGGCGGTCTCCTTTACACATTTGGGGCAATATTTTATGTATGGCGCGGGTTTCGCTATCACCACGCAATTTGGCATTTATTCGTTATCGCCGGAACTGTGCTTCACTTTTTCTGCGTTTTGTTTTATGTATTACCACTAAAATAG
- a CDS encoding LysE/ArgO family amino acid transporter, with protein sequence MISAAIHGFILAFGLILPLGVQNVFVFNQGALQPKWPKALPVVITAALCDTLLISLAVLGISAVVLEISFLKIALSVIGIAFLLYMGYVTWKSKPSTEENSVQLFSARKQITFAASVSLLNPHAIMDTIGVIGTSSLTYTGIEKAVFMIVCIFVSWLWFFGLSIVGRLVGKLDQSGKFIHTLNKISAVIMWGTAVYLVFSL encoded by the coding sequence ATGATTAGTGCTGCAATTCACGGATTTATCTTAGCCTTCGGGCTAATTTTACCTTTAGGGGTACAAAATGTTTTTGTATTTAATCAGGGTGCTCTACAGCCAAAATGGCCTAAAGCATTACCAGTGGTGATCACAGCTGCACTTTGTGATACACTCTTAATTTCGTTGGCAGTTTTAGGAATTTCCGCAGTTGTATTAGAAATTAGCTTTTTAAAAATAGCCTTGAGTGTGATTGGGATTGCATTTTTACTTTATATGGGCTATGTAACATGGAAAAGTAAACCTAGTACAGAGGAGAATAGTGTTCAATTATTTTCAGCACGGAAACAAATCACCTTCGCGGCGTCTGTTTCATTGTTAAATCCTCATGCCATTATGGATACCATTGGTGTAATCGGAACGAGCTCATTAACGTACACAGGAATAGAAAAGGCAGTTTTTATGATTGTCTGTATTTTCGTTTCTTGGTTATGGTTTTTTGGTTTATCGATAGTTGGCAGATTGGTAGGAAAACTTGATCAAAGTGGCAAATTCATTCACACGTTAAATAAAATATCTGCTGTTATTATGTGGGGAACAGCGGTGTACCTAGTGTTTTCGTTATAA